The sequence TATTAGCGGAAAAAATATTGAAACAAATATAATAAATTATTCTATTTTATACAATTTGTTATATTATTTTTCATAATTGTAATAGAATTGATTTATATATGAATTTATAACAAAAAGATTAAAACAGTTAACTTTATATTTTCATATTTCTACTATTTATTATGCCAAAAAAAAGATCTCCAGGATGGAGAAAAGAGAACAAATATCCTTCACTTTCTGAAGTGTTTTCTTCCGTTTATGTACCTACTGGAAGTATATGGAAAAAACTTTTTGCCTTTACTGGCCCAGGATTATTAATAGCTGTTGGGTATATGGATCCAGGAAATTGGGCAACAGATATTGCTGGAGGATCTAAATTTGGTTATATGCTTTTATCTGTTATTTTTATATCTAATTTTTTTGCTATTATTTTACAACATTTAGCTTTAAAATTAGGAATTGTTTGTGAAAGAGATTTAGCACAAGCGTGTAGAGATCATTATCCCCCATTTATTAGTTCCATTTTATGGGTATTATGTGAAATAGCTATTGCAGCTTGTGATTTAGCGGAAATTATTGGTTCTGTTTTAGCTTTAAAATTACTTTTTGGAATACCCATTACATGGGGAGTATTAATTACAGTTATAGATGTTTTAATTATTTTATTTTTTCAATATAAAGGGTTTAGATATATTGAAAGTATAGTAGCAGCTTTAATCTTTACAATATTAATTTGTTTTAGTTTTGAAATAATTAGTTCCAAACCTGAATTTTTTCCTATATTAAAGGGTATAATTCCTAATCCAGAAATAATTAAAAATTCACATTCTTTTTATATATCTATTGGTATATTAGGAGCTACAGTAATGCCACATAATCTTTATCTTCATTCAAGCATTATACAAACAAGAAATTATCCACGTACTTTTGAAGGTAAAAAAATGGCTATAAAATATGCCACCATCGACAGTACTTTATCTTTATCTTTAGCTTTTTTTATTAATGCCGCTATATTGATAATTTCTGCTGCAACTTTTCATAAATATGGACATACAG is a genomic window of Blattabacterium cuenoti containing:
- a CDS encoding Nramp family divalent metal transporter, which produces MPKKRSPGWRKENKYPSLSEVFSSVYVPTGSIWKKLFAFTGPGLLIAVGYMDPGNWATDIAGGSKFGYMLLSVIFISNFFAIILQHLALKLGIVCERDLAQACRDHYPPFISSILWVLCEIAIAACDLAEIIGSVLALKLLFGIPITWGVLITVIDVLIILFFQYKGFRYIESIVAALIFTILICFSFEIISSKPEFFPILKGIIPNPEIIKNSHSFYISIGILGATVMPHNLYLHSSIIQTRNYPRTFEGKKMAIKYATIDSTLSLSLAFFINAAILIISAATFHKYGHTEVADIMDAHKLLTPILGSSLAGVFFALALLASGQNSTLTGTMAGQIVMEGFLNIRLKPWIRRLITRLIAIVPAMIASIIYGEKGTTELLIISQIILSIQLSFAIVPLVNFTGNSKKMGPFVNGPILKVLSWCITIIIVLLNLFLLYDTTFGSVRSS